The following is a genomic window from Melitaea cinxia chromosome 24, ilMelCinx1.1, whole genome shotgun sequence.
AATTTTGATACTGTTGAACCTTTTGTAAAAACTAATAGGTACTCAAAGAAAGAAAAGGCCAAAATAGCCGTGAATCAGCCAAGgcttattcataattataataaaaacatgggAGGAGTGGATAAACATGATTGGCTGATTTCTAAATATCCAATCCGCTTTAGAGGTAAAAAATGGTATTGGCCTCTAGTCACCCGTATTTTAGACATGTACCTAGTGAATGCATGGATTATTTACAACCAGGTAAATAAAGATGAAAACATCCCTCTGCTAGATTTTAGACGAAGGGTTTGTTATTCTTGGATTAAAAAATTGGAAGGCAAGGCAAGTAAACCTACACCAGGTTCTTCAGAAGTTCTTTTACAACCTGTCAGGTTTGATAATTTTGGTCACTACATGACGAAGAGGGACAAACAGAGGCGTTGCCAAGGACACGgctgtaaaaaaaaacctctaACCTTTTGTGTTAAATGTGAAAAAACACTTTGCAGTGATTGCTTTATACCTTATCATACAAAATAAGcccatcaatttttttttaaaacagtttGTGGTCATTGTTTTCAAATAAAGCTGATTTTCTAATAATTGTtcacttttattatttctgaTCACATGTCCCCATTGTCATATTTATAGGACAGGCTGACTCAGCAAggaaggtaatttttttattttattttttgtcaaaatattttttcttaatatattatgaatttaatttaaagattttatcaaaaaattccaATGTTTTCGATGCTTGGGAAGTAATGGGTTAAGCAAACTCCGCTAGATCCCTGATCTCCTGGATTTCAACAAAAGCTGAATGATCCGAGTACCTTTTTGTGATAACTATATATAGTGTGATGTATGTACTGTATGATTTCTGGTTAAAACTAATTACCtatatgttttgttttgttgcTCGTTAAATAGTGTTCGTAAGCGATGTGTGTCATGAatatattttgttctatttCTATTCCTAAGTATATCGATTCAAACCGACCGAAATTCTAACGGGAACGCCTGTCTTAAGGGCTTATTTCAACTATTCGATTTGAATATCTCATTCTACTTTACTAAGTTTAATtggtcaattattttatttatttatttatttatttatttttatttattatttatttcatttggacaaGAGTAGTTGCTACATcacaattttcacataaaaactatactACAATTGAGCTTAAAAACTCAACATTTTAAGTTATTACAACATGCACAAAAAGAGATGTAACACTAGTATTATCAAAAACATTATATctacaaattgaaatacagatgagtataattaaaaatagatgtagttaaagttaaaaacaaacaaacagcaaacacaaaaaccaataaaagcaaaatcatttataagtaattaatccCTCAACAATtccaaaacaacttttttgaacGCAGataatcttataatatatataaatctcatgtcacaatgtttgtcctcaatggactcctaaactacttaaccgattttagtcaaatttgcacactgtgtgcagtttgatccaacttaaaagataggctatattttattgtgatatattatgttattattatatttcagaaaaaaataaggtgatacgaagttcgccaggtcagctagtatattttaACGCAAATGGGTCAAAATGTAACTTACGCAAACTCCTCATATGTTTTAGCAGTATGAATGGCATCACATTTAACATCATTGACTCTCCAATGCCGTCGATCCTGCTCCACGCTTTTTTTGAGTTGAAGCTCCATAGCGATTATATCATCTTGACTTAGAGGTTCATTCATAGTTAAAGTTGTTGACTAAAATgcttgtaataattaattagaagACTAATAAGCAAAGTGTTTGTAATAGCTTGCAGTGATTGAATTGTCATATAAATAACAACGTTACCGTGGTAACTTCGTCATATAAATAACAACGTTACCATGGTAACTGTTAGTAGTTGCAATGTACTGAGATTGTAtacaatctatataaataataagggTGGATTTTAAAAcacagaatatatatatacgaataaataaaataggagtgtctgtttgtaatattaaaataatcgctttttattaaatgcatatggatgctttgatgtacacggtacatataccaaaacaatattttcttaaaatttttgtctgtctgtctgtctgtttgttccaagtaatctctgaaactgtcggaccgattttaacgggacttcaCGGgctcacaaaaataaaatcgttgatcaaaatgaaactttgaatagttacgggtttctgtaaagagctcactatagagggcgccacggttcgcttaaaccgaatataaaaatcatcatatcaaaaatttcgatctagcgggtatatcgttccatagcttaattggctagaacaccgacacggtcagtcggagacgcgggttcgatccccgctggagcggtcaatttttgatatgatattcaaaaaaacagtattatttggttgtgatcttctgtaagtttcaGAGATTTCTCCAGTCTGGCTGTGAACTACCTTAATGTTAGTATAGGCCgatgattataattaaaatattttatagtggccttttcaaaaatatttttttttaacttataccTGCcacttcaaattaaaaaaaatcgatgtaaatttaaaactaaagacAAATATTCTTGTGAGCGGACGGTTAGAAAAACATTATCATGTAAATAACGTACAACGTTATATTTCTCACGATTTGGTTCACATAATAAcgactcaattttttttaaattaagtatttcGTGCTTTTTAGAGTTCCTTAGCAAATAGTTCACATCGATTTATTCTTGGAACTATTGTATATAAAGATACTTCATACATATGTATTCTAGAACCATTAGTAAgacaataagtaataataaatgaaagttTAGAAAAGTATAATTTCATTCGAGAAATGTTAAGCCTCTGATTAACAATTTTTTCACGGAAAAATccactatattatttaatagtaacTATTATATTGTCACACGGATCCATTTAATCAGTCCGCAAAGTACAGTATCAAGAACCATTAGTCGTTTTAAACGAATTACGCTTAGTTTTAGAAAAAGAAACCTCGTTTACGTTTTTTGAACTATGAAACACAATTAACAACCTAGATAGTTTCAACGTTTTTATTCACAAACGCCGTGTCAAGCAACTTTTATTACAACAATGAATATCAAAAACCTGACCGATGTGTCAATACAACATGCTAATAGTTAAttatattgtgtaatttta
Proteins encoded in this region:
- the LOC123665641 gene encoding coiled-coil domain-containing protein 103 encodes the protein MNEPLSQDDIIAMELQLKKSVEQDRRHWRVNDVKCDAIHTAKTYEEFADRVAAAHLRPLDKKDFNKKAKNCWNQYAAKDKETQE